Proteins from one Microtus pennsylvanicus isolate mMicPen1 chromosome 7, mMicPen1.hap1, whole genome shotgun sequence genomic window:
- the Stk38 gene encoding serine/threonine-protein kinase 38 isoform X3 — translation MAMTGSTPCSSMSNHTKERVTMTKVTLENFYSNLIAQHEEREMRQKKLEKVMEEEGLKDEEKRLRRSAHARKETEFLRLKRTRLGLEDFESLKVIGRGAFGEVRLVQKKDTGHVYAMKILRKADMLEKEQVGHIRAERDILVEADSLWVVKMFYSFQDKLNLYLIMEFLPGGDMMTLLMKKDTLTEEETQFYIAETVLAIDSIHQLGFIHRDIKPDNLLLDSKGHVKLSDFGLCTGLKKAHRTEFYRNLNHSLPSDFTFQNMNSKRKAETWKRNRRQLAFSTVGTPDYIAPEVFMQTGYNKLCDWWSLGVIMYEMLIGYPPFCSETPQETYKKVMNWKETLTFPPEVPVSEKAKGLILRFCCEWEHRIGASGVEEIKSNPFFEGVDWEHIRERPAAISIEIKSIDDTSNFDEFPDSDILKPTVTTSNHPESDYKNKDWVFINYTYKRFEGLTARGAIPSYMKAAK, via the exons ATGGCAATGACCGGTTCAACACCATGCTCATCCATGAGTAATCACACAAAGGAAAGGGTGACAATGACCAAAGTGACACTGGAGAACTTCTATAGCAACCTCATCGCTCAGCACGAGGAACGGGAAATGAG acaaaagaagttagaaaaggtGATGGAAGAAGAAGGCCTAAAAGATGAAGAG AAACGACTCAGGAGGTCAGCCCACGCTCGGAAGGAAACAGAGTTTCTTCGATTAAAGAGAACAAGGCTTGGACTGGAAGATTTTGAGTCTTTAAAGGTTATAGGTCGAGGAGCATTTGGGGAG GTGCGGCTCGTGCAGAAGAAGGACACGGGGCATGTGTATGCGATGAAAATCCTGCGCAAAGCAGACATGCTCGAGAAGGAGCAG GTTGGCCACATTCGTGCGGAGCGTGACATTCTAGTGGAGGCAGACAGTTTGTGGGTTGTGAAAATGTTCTATAGTTTTCAGGATAAGCTAAACCTCTACCTAATCATGGAGTTCCTGCCTGGAG GGGACATGATGACCTTATTGATGAAAAAAGATACTCTGACAGAAGAGGAGACTCAGTTTTACATAGCAGAAACAGTGTTAGCCATAGACTCCATTCACCAGCTGGGCTTCATCCATAGAGACATCAAACCAGACAACCTTCTCTTGGACAGCAAG GGCCATGTGAAACTTTCTGACTTTGGCCTTTGCACAGGCCTGAAAAAAGCGCACAGGACAGAATTTTATAGGAACCTGAACCACAGCCTCCCTAGTGATTTCA CTTTCCAGAACATGAATTCCAAAAGGAAAGCAGAGACCTGGAAAAGAAACAGACGCCAGTTA gccTTCTCTACAGTGGGCACTCCTGATTACATTGCTCCTGAGGTGTTCATGCAGACCGGGTACAACAAGCTCTGTGATTGGTGGTCACTCGGGGTGATCATGTATGAGATGCTCATCG GCTACCCACCTTTCTGCTCCGAGACCCCACAAGAGACTTATAAGAAGGTGATGAACTGGAAGGAAACTTTGACTTTTCCCCCAGAAGTTCCCGTCTCCGAGAAAGCCAAGGGCCTGATTCTGAG GTTCTGCTGTGAATGGGAACATAGAATCGGAGCTTCTGGAGTTGAGGAAATAAAAAGTAATCCTTTTTTTGAAGGCGTTGACTGGGAACATATCAG GGAGAGACCAGCTGCCATCTCTATCGAAATCAAGAGCATTGATGACACCTCGAACTTTGATGAATTTCCAGACTCTGATATTCTTAAACCCACAG TGACCACAAGTAATCACCCTGAGAGCGACTACAAGAACAAAGACTGGGTCTTCATCAATTACACATACAAGCGCTTCGAGGGCCTGACAGCCAGGGGGGCCATACCTTCCTACATGAAGGCAGCAAAATAA